In Jaculus jaculus isolate mJacJac1 chromosome 4, mJacJac1.mat.Y.cur, whole genome shotgun sequence, a single genomic region encodes these proteins:
- the Atg16l1 gene encoding autophagy-related protein 16-1 isoform X1 → MSSGLRAADFPRWKRHIAEELRRRDRLQRQAFEEIIVQYNKLLEKSDLHSVLAQKLQAEKHDIPNRHEISPGHDGARNDSQLQEMAQLRIKHQEELTELHKKRGELAQLVIDLNNQMQQKDREMQMNEAKIAECLQTISDLETECLDLRTKLQDLEIANQTLKDEYDALQITFTALEEKLRKTTEENQELVTRWMAEKAQEANRLNAENEKDSRRRQARLQKELAEAAKEPLPVEQDDDIEVIVDETSDHTEETSPVRAISRTATKRLSQPAGGLLDSITNIFGLSESPLLGHHSSSDAARRRSVSSIPVPQDNVETRPASGKDVRVPTTALCVFDAHDGEVNAVQFSPGSRLLATGGMDRRVKLWEVFGDKCEFKGSLSGSNAGITSIEFDSAGAYLLAASNDFASRIWTVDDYRLRHTLTGHSGKVLSAKFLLDNARIVSGSHDRTLKLWDLRSKVCIKTVFAGSSCNDIVCTEQCVMSGHFDKKIRFWDIRSESVVREMELLGKITALDLNPERTELLSCSRDDLLKVIDLRTNAVKQTFSAPGFKCGSDWTRVVFSPDGSYVAAGSAEGALYVWSVLTGKVEKVLSKQHSSSINAVAWAPSGLHVVSVDKGSKAVLWAQP, encoded by the exons ATGTCGTCGGGCCTGCGCGCCGCAGACTTCCCCCGCTGGAAGCGCCACATCGCGGAGGAGCTGAGGCGCCGGGACCGGCTGCAGAGGCAGGCGTTCGAGGAGATCATCGTGCAGT ataACAAGTTGCTGGAAAAATCAGATCTTCATTCAGTGTTGGCCCAGAAACTACAAGCAGAAAAGCATGACATACCAAACAGGCACGAGATCAG TCCTGGACATGATGGTGCCCGGAATGACAGTCAGCTACAAGAAATGGCCCAGCTGAGGATTAAACACCAAGAAGAACTGACTGAATTACACAAAAAACGTGGGGAG TTAGCTCAGTTGGTGATTGACCTGAATAACCAAATGCAGCAGAAGGACAGGGAGATGCAGATGAATGAAGCAAA AATTGCAGAGTGTCTACAGACCATCTCTGACCTAGAGACAGAGTGCTTGGATCTGCGCACCAAACTGCAGGACCTCGAGATCGCCAACCAGACGCTGAAGGATGAATATGACGCCCTGCAGATCACTTTTACTGCCCTGGAGGAGAAACTAAGGAAAACCACTGAGGAGAACCAGGAGCTGGTCACCAGGTGGATGGCTGAGAAGGCCCAGGAAGCCAATCGCCTCAATGCAGAGAATGAGAAGGACTCCAG GAGGCGACAAGCACGGCTACAGAAAGAGCTTGCGGAAGCAGCAAAGGAGCCTCTGCCCGTGGAACA GGATGATGACATTGAAGTCATTGTGGATGAGACCTCAGATCACACAGAAGAGACCTCCCCCGTGCGAGCCATCAGCAGAACAGCCAC TAAGCGACTCTCGCAGCCTGCTGGAGGCCTTCTGGATTCTATCACTAATATCTTTGG TCTGTCCGAGTCTCCCCTTTTGGGACACCATTCTTCTTCTGATGCTGCCAG GAGACGCTCTGTTTCTTCCATCCCAGTCCCCCAGGACAATGTGGAAACTCGCCCTGCTTCTGGTAAAGACGTAAGGGTGCCGACTACTGCCTTGTGTGTCTTT GATGCACATGATGGAGAGGTCAATGCTGTTCAGTTCAGCCCAGGTTCCCGATTACTGGCCACTGGAGGCATGGATAGGAGAGTTAAACTTTGGGAAGTATTTGGAG ATAAATGTGAATTCAAGGGTTCTCTGTCTGGCAGTAATGCAGGAATTACCAGCATTGAATTTGATAGTGCA GGAGCTTACCTCTTAGCAGCTTCAAATGATTTTGCGAGCAGAATCTGGACTGTGGATGATTATCGGTTGCGG CACACACTCACAGGCCACAGTGGGAAAGTGCTTTCTGCTAAGTTCCTGCTGGACAATGCACGAATAGTCTCAGGAAGTCATGACCGGACCCTCAAGCTCTGGGATCTACGCAGCAAAGTCT GCATAAAGACAGTGTTTGCAGGATCTAGTTGCAATGATATTGTCTGCACAGAGCAATGTGTGATGAGTGGACATTTTGACAAGAAAATTCGTTTCTGGGATATCCG GTCAGAAAGTGTGGTCCGAGAGATGGAACTGTTGGGGAAGATTACTGCCCTGGACTTAAACCCAGAGAGGACTGAGCTGCTGAGCTGCTCCCGTGATGACCTGCTGAAAGTCATTGATCTCCGGACAAATGCTGTGAAGCAGACATTCAG TGCACCTGGATTCAAGTGCGGCTCTGACTGGACTCGAGTTGTGTTCAG CCCTGATGGCAGTTACGTGGCAGCAGGCTCGGCCGAGGGCGCTCTCTATGTCTGGAGCGTGCTCACAGGGAAGGTGGAGAAGGTTCTTTCCAAACAGCACAG CTCCTCCATCAATGCGGTAGCATGGGCCCCCTCTGGCTTGCATGTCGTCAGTGTGGACAAAGGAAGCAAAGCTGTGCTGTGGGCACAACCTTga
- the Atg16l1 gene encoding autophagy-related protein 16-1 isoform X2: MSSGLRAADFPRWKRHIAEELRRRDRLQRQAFEEIIVQYNKLLEKSDLHSVLAQKLQAEKHDIPNRHEISPGHDGARNDSQLQEMAQLRIKHQEELTELHKKRGELAQLVIDLNNQMQQKDREMQMNEAKIAECLQTISDLETECLDLRTKLQDLEIANQTLKDEYDALQITFTALEEKLRKTTEENQELVTRWMAEKAQEANRLNAENEKDSRRRQARLQKELAEAAKEPLPVEQDDDIEVIVDETSDHTEETSPVRAISRTATKRLSQPAGGLLDSITNIFGRRSVSSIPVPQDNVETRPASGKDVRVPTTALCVFDAHDGEVNAVQFSPGSRLLATGGMDRRVKLWEVFGDKCEFKGSLSGSNAGITSIEFDSAGAYLLAASNDFASRIWTVDDYRLRHTLTGHSGKVLSAKFLLDNARIVSGSHDRTLKLWDLRSKVCIKTVFAGSSCNDIVCTEQCVMSGHFDKKIRFWDIRSESVVREMELLGKITALDLNPERTELLSCSRDDLLKVIDLRTNAVKQTFSAPGFKCGSDWTRVVFSPDGSYVAAGSAEGALYVWSVLTGKVEKVLSKQHSSSINAVAWAPSGLHVVSVDKGSKAVLWAQP; encoded by the exons ATGTCGTCGGGCCTGCGCGCCGCAGACTTCCCCCGCTGGAAGCGCCACATCGCGGAGGAGCTGAGGCGCCGGGACCGGCTGCAGAGGCAGGCGTTCGAGGAGATCATCGTGCAGT ataACAAGTTGCTGGAAAAATCAGATCTTCATTCAGTGTTGGCCCAGAAACTACAAGCAGAAAAGCATGACATACCAAACAGGCACGAGATCAG TCCTGGACATGATGGTGCCCGGAATGACAGTCAGCTACAAGAAATGGCCCAGCTGAGGATTAAACACCAAGAAGAACTGACTGAATTACACAAAAAACGTGGGGAG TTAGCTCAGTTGGTGATTGACCTGAATAACCAAATGCAGCAGAAGGACAGGGAGATGCAGATGAATGAAGCAAA AATTGCAGAGTGTCTACAGACCATCTCTGACCTAGAGACAGAGTGCTTGGATCTGCGCACCAAACTGCAGGACCTCGAGATCGCCAACCAGACGCTGAAGGATGAATATGACGCCCTGCAGATCACTTTTACTGCCCTGGAGGAGAAACTAAGGAAAACCACTGAGGAGAACCAGGAGCTGGTCACCAGGTGGATGGCTGAGAAGGCCCAGGAAGCCAATCGCCTCAATGCAGAGAATGAGAAGGACTCCAG GAGGCGACAAGCACGGCTACAGAAAGAGCTTGCGGAAGCAGCAAAGGAGCCTCTGCCCGTGGAACA GGATGATGACATTGAAGTCATTGTGGATGAGACCTCAGATCACACAGAAGAGACCTCCCCCGTGCGAGCCATCAGCAGAACAGCCAC TAAGCGACTCTCGCAGCCTGCTGGAGGCCTTCTGGATTCTATCACTAATATCTTTGG GAGACGCTCTGTTTCTTCCATCCCAGTCCCCCAGGACAATGTGGAAACTCGCCCTGCTTCTGGTAAAGACGTAAGGGTGCCGACTACTGCCTTGTGTGTCTTT GATGCACATGATGGAGAGGTCAATGCTGTTCAGTTCAGCCCAGGTTCCCGATTACTGGCCACTGGAGGCATGGATAGGAGAGTTAAACTTTGGGAAGTATTTGGAG ATAAATGTGAATTCAAGGGTTCTCTGTCTGGCAGTAATGCAGGAATTACCAGCATTGAATTTGATAGTGCA GGAGCTTACCTCTTAGCAGCTTCAAATGATTTTGCGAGCAGAATCTGGACTGTGGATGATTATCGGTTGCGG CACACACTCACAGGCCACAGTGGGAAAGTGCTTTCTGCTAAGTTCCTGCTGGACAATGCACGAATAGTCTCAGGAAGTCATGACCGGACCCTCAAGCTCTGGGATCTACGCAGCAAAGTCT GCATAAAGACAGTGTTTGCAGGATCTAGTTGCAATGATATTGTCTGCACAGAGCAATGTGTGATGAGTGGACATTTTGACAAGAAAATTCGTTTCTGGGATATCCG GTCAGAAAGTGTGGTCCGAGAGATGGAACTGTTGGGGAAGATTACTGCCCTGGACTTAAACCCAGAGAGGACTGAGCTGCTGAGCTGCTCCCGTGATGACCTGCTGAAAGTCATTGATCTCCGGACAAATGCTGTGAAGCAGACATTCAG TGCACCTGGATTCAAGTGCGGCTCTGACTGGACTCGAGTTGTGTTCAG CCCTGATGGCAGTTACGTGGCAGCAGGCTCGGCCGAGGGCGCTCTCTATGTCTGGAGCGTGCTCACAGGGAAGGTGGAGAAGGTTCTTTCCAAACAGCACAG CTCCTCCATCAATGCGGTAGCATGGGCCCCCTCTGGCTTGCATGTCGTCAGTGTGGACAAAGGAAGCAAAGCTGTGCTGTGGGCACAACCTTga
- the Atg16l1 gene encoding autophagy-related protein 16-1 isoform X3 → MSSGLRAADFPRWKRHIAEELRRRDRLQRQAFEEIIVQYNKLLEKSDLHSVLAQKLQAEKHDIPNRHEISPGHDGARNDSQLQEMAQLRIKHQEELTELHKKRGELAQLVIDLNNQMQQKDREMQMNEAKIAECLQTISDLETECLDLRTKLQDLEIANQTLKDEYDALQITFTALEEKLRKTTEENQELVTRWMAEKAQEANRLNAENEKDSRRRQARLQKELAEAAKEPLPVEQDDDIEVIVDETSDHTEETSPVRAISRTATRRSVSSIPVPQDNVETRPASGKDVRVPTTALCVFDAHDGEVNAVQFSPGSRLLATGGMDRRVKLWEVFGDKCEFKGSLSGSNAGITSIEFDSAGAYLLAASNDFASRIWTVDDYRLRHTLTGHSGKVLSAKFLLDNARIVSGSHDRTLKLWDLRSKVCIKTVFAGSSCNDIVCTEQCVMSGHFDKKIRFWDIRSESVVREMELLGKITALDLNPERTELLSCSRDDLLKVIDLRTNAVKQTFSAPGFKCGSDWTRVVFSPDGSYVAAGSAEGALYVWSVLTGKVEKVLSKQHSSSINAVAWAPSGLHVVSVDKGSKAVLWAQP, encoded by the exons ATGTCGTCGGGCCTGCGCGCCGCAGACTTCCCCCGCTGGAAGCGCCACATCGCGGAGGAGCTGAGGCGCCGGGACCGGCTGCAGAGGCAGGCGTTCGAGGAGATCATCGTGCAGT ataACAAGTTGCTGGAAAAATCAGATCTTCATTCAGTGTTGGCCCAGAAACTACAAGCAGAAAAGCATGACATACCAAACAGGCACGAGATCAG TCCTGGACATGATGGTGCCCGGAATGACAGTCAGCTACAAGAAATGGCCCAGCTGAGGATTAAACACCAAGAAGAACTGACTGAATTACACAAAAAACGTGGGGAG TTAGCTCAGTTGGTGATTGACCTGAATAACCAAATGCAGCAGAAGGACAGGGAGATGCAGATGAATGAAGCAAA AATTGCAGAGTGTCTACAGACCATCTCTGACCTAGAGACAGAGTGCTTGGATCTGCGCACCAAACTGCAGGACCTCGAGATCGCCAACCAGACGCTGAAGGATGAATATGACGCCCTGCAGATCACTTTTACTGCCCTGGAGGAGAAACTAAGGAAAACCACTGAGGAGAACCAGGAGCTGGTCACCAGGTGGATGGCTGAGAAGGCCCAGGAAGCCAATCGCCTCAATGCAGAGAATGAGAAGGACTCCAG GAGGCGACAAGCACGGCTACAGAAAGAGCTTGCGGAAGCAGCAAAGGAGCCTCTGCCCGTGGAACA GGATGATGACATTGAAGTCATTGTGGATGAGACCTCAGATCACACAGAAGAGACCTCCCCCGTGCGAGCCATCAGCAGAACAGCCAC GAGACGCTCTGTTTCTTCCATCCCAGTCCCCCAGGACAATGTGGAAACTCGCCCTGCTTCTGGTAAAGACGTAAGGGTGCCGACTACTGCCTTGTGTGTCTTT GATGCACATGATGGAGAGGTCAATGCTGTTCAGTTCAGCCCAGGTTCCCGATTACTGGCCACTGGAGGCATGGATAGGAGAGTTAAACTTTGGGAAGTATTTGGAG ATAAATGTGAATTCAAGGGTTCTCTGTCTGGCAGTAATGCAGGAATTACCAGCATTGAATTTGATAGTGCA GGAGCTTACCTCTTAGCAGCTTCAAATGATTTTGCGAGCAGAATCTGGACTGTGGATGATTATCGGTTGCGG CACACACTCACAGGCCACAGTGGGAAAGTGCTTTCTGCTAAGTTCCTGCTGGACAATGCACGAATAGTCTCAGGAAGTCATGACCGGACCCTCAAGCTCTGGGATCTACGCAGCAAAGTCT GCATAAAGACAGTGTTTGCAGGATCTAGTTGCAATGATATTGTCTGCACAGAGCAATGTGTGATGAGTGGACATTTTGACAAGAAAATTCGTTTCTGGGATATCCG GTCAGAAAGTGTGGTCCGAGAGATGGAACTGTTGGGGAAGATTACTGCCCTGGACTTAAACCCAGAGAGGACTGAGCTGCTGAGCTGCTCCCGTGATGACCTGCTGAAAGTCATTGATCTCCGGACAAATGCTGTGAAGCAGACATTCAG TGCACCTGGATTCAAGTGCGGCTCTGACTGGACTCGAGTTGTGTTCAG CCCTGATGGCAGTTACGTGGCAGCAGGCTCGGCCGAGGGCGCTCTCTATGTCTGGAGCGTGCTCACAGGGAAGGTGGAGAAGGTTCTTTCCAAACAGCACAG CTCCTCCATCAATGCGGTAGCATGGGCCCCCTCTGGCTTGCATGTCGTCAGTGTGGACAAAGGAAGCAAAGCTGTGCTGTGGGCACAACCTTga